The genomic stretch GTATGAATACCTGCCCGTGGTCGAGAAGACCAAGAACATGGTCGCCCGTTTGCGCGAGTCGGTCAGGGTTTCGGTCAGGAAGGAACAGAATGGCTGAATCACGCGATACCTACGAGCACATCATGGCGCTTGGCCAGGAAGAGCTGGGACTGATCGCGAGCCAGGATGCCGATCGTCTCGGGACGGTGGCGCGGGAGCGGGAGACAGCCATCATGGCCTTCATGAATTGCGACATGGGTGAGCAGGACAAGGCTTTCCTGGAAAAGCTCAAAAGCATCCAGGACATGAACACGCACCTGCACCATGAGGCCAGGACCTTGCATCAGTCCTTGAAGGAAGAGCTTTTGAAGGTGCGTCAGGAAAACAAGCGCATCGGGGGGTACCGAAACGGCGCCCTGATCACGCCCCTGGGCCGCCACGCGTTGAGTCGCAAGGGTTGAAACGGGTGCCGCTCCAGTGCCGGAGCGGCTACCTGATCCAGATGACGCCCACCTGTCGGCCGGTGATCTTGTCCCGGCGGTAGGAAAAGAACTCCGGGGACGAAGCCGTGCACAGGTCCAGCGCAAAGATGTTGCCGGAGGGAATGCCCGCCCCGATGAGCTGCTCGCGGGTCAGGCTCCACAGATCCATGCAGCGCGTGGCCGGATTGAAGCAGGATGAGAATCCTGGGCCCCATTCGGTCTCGAAATTGACGAATTCGCTCCTGCCCGGGCCAAGGCTCGGGCCGCGCACGGCCATGATTCCGGAAGGATCAAGACCGTAGGCGGCGCAGAAGTCGCGCACTCCGGCAGCGGGAAAGTTGCCGGCGTTGCCTCTCCAGCCGCAGTGCAGGGCGGCAACGTGCCGTCCGGCGGCGTCCGCCAGCAGAATGGGCTGACAGTCGGCGGTCTTGATGACCAGTCCGTGCCCGGGTCGGTCCGTGCCCAGGCCATCTCCCTCCAGCCTTGCCCCATCAAAGCAATCATCCTCCAGATTCATGTGCATGGTCTGTCCGTGCACTTGCCTGAGCTCCTGCCAGACCCCAAAGCCCAGGGCCCTTCGCAGTTCCGCCCTGTTGGCCCGCACGGCCTTCTCATCGTCTCCGACCTCAAGCGACATGTTGGACTCGGCGTAGGCGCCCGTGCCGTGACCGCCCTGGCGGGTGGTGAAGACGCAGCCGACATTGTCAAGGCCGGGAAAATGAAAATCGATATATTTGAGAGACATGGCTAACGCTCCATAGGGATGTGCAGGATGGATTCGGGGGTGACGATCATTTCCACCGGCCTGTCCCATGGTTCGACCGGAATGCTGTCCAGGACCTGAAAGGCGTAGGCCGGGCCGACCAGCAGGGGGGCGTGGCCGAGGGTGGGCAGAAAGCGGTCGTAATAGCCGCCTCCGAAGCCGAGGCGGTATCCGCGCCGGTCGAAAGCC from Desulfomicrobium apsheronum encodes the following:
- a CDS encoding polyphenol oxidase family protein; this encodes MSLKYIDFHFPGLDNVGCVFTTRQGGHGTGAYAESNMSLEVGDDEKAVRANRAELRRALGFGVWQELRQVHGQTMHMNLEDDCFDGARLEGDGLGTDRPGHGLVIKTADCQPILLADAAGRHVAALHCGWRGNAGNFPAAGVRDFCAAYGLDPSGIMAVRGPSLGPGRSEFVNFETEWGPGFSSCFNPATRCMDLWSLTREQLIGAGIPSGNIFALDLCTASSPEFFSYRRDKITGRQVGVIWIR